One Gelria sp. Kuro-4 DNA segment encodes these proteins:
- the grdD gene encoding glycine/sarcosine/betaine reductase complex component C subunit alpha — protein sequence MDAKAAIARLFTDLAAALETGRMGGRVTVGVTTLGSEHGVAEVVRGAELAAQADPSLAVVLIGPRVDSPLAQEECDCEDVAHRRMEELLSQGRLAAAVTMHYPFPVGVATVGRVITPARGKPLLLATTTGASAAERVPALLKNAVYGLAVAKALGINTPTLGILNVDGARQAERELKELAERGYPITFAETVRAEKGAIMRGNDLLAASPDVMVCDTLTGNLLMKIFSAYSTGGSYEALGYGYGPGVGPGWDRIVGIVSRASGAPVIAGAIAFAAACAAAGLPRLMQAEWEAARRAGIEDRLARPAAAEEKAGAVQPPPAKPTGAEIGGVDVLAIEDAARQLWRQGIYAETGMGCEGPVILVAPEDKEKAVAVLRGGGYI from the coding sequence ATGGACGCTAAAGCAGCCATTGCCCGACTGTTCACCGACCTGGCCGCTGCCCTCGAGACGGGTCGCATGGGCGGCCGGGTGACGGTGGGTGTTACCACTCTGGGCAGCGAGCACGGGGTAGCCGAGGTGGTGCGCGGCGCGGAGCTTGCCGCCCAGGCGGATCCAAGCCTTGCGGTGGTCCTCATCGGCCCGCGGGTGGACTCACCCCTGGCCCAGGAGGAGTGCGACTGCGAAGACGTAGCCCACCGGCGTATGGAGGAGCTCCTGAGCCAGGGGCGCCTGGCGGCGGCGGTAACCATGCACTACCCCTTCCCGGTGGGGGTGGCCACCGTGGGGCGCGTCATCACCCCGGCGCGGGGCAAACCGCTGCTGCTTGCCACCACCACCGGGGCCAGCGCGGCCGAACGCGTGCCGGCGCTGCTGAAAAACGCCGTCTACGGCCTGGCGGTGGCCAAGGCCCTGGGTATCAACACGCCTACCCTGGGCATCCTCAACGTGGACGGCGCCCGCCAGGCGGAGCGGGAGCTTAAGGAGCTGGCGGAGCGCGGCTATCCCATCACCTTCGCCGAAACCGTGCGGGCGGAAAAGGGCGCCATCATGCGCGGCAACGACCTTCTGGCCGCCAGCCCCGACGTCATGGTCTGCGACACCTTAACCGGGAACCTCCTCATGAAGATCTTCAGCGCCTACAGCACCGGCGGCAGCTACGAGGCGCTGGGCTACGGCTACGGCCCGGGGGTGGGTCCCGGCTGGGACCGTATCGTGGGCATCGTCTCCCGGGCCTCCGGGGCGCCGGTGATCGCCGGGGCCATCGCCTTCGCCGCCGCCTGCGCGGCGGCCGGCCTGCCGCGCCTTATGCAGGCGGAGTGGGAGGCGGCCCGTCGGGCCGGCATCGAGGACCGCTTGGCCAGGCCGGCGGCTGCCGAGGAAAAGGCGGGAGCAGTGCAGCCGCCGCCGGCCAAGCCCACCGGGGCGGAGATCGGCGGGGTGGACGTGCTGGCCATCGAGGATGCCGCCCGGCAGCTCTGGCGGCAGGGCATCTATGCTGAGACCGGCATGGGCTGTGAAGGGCCGGTGATCCTGGTGGCGCCGGAAGACAAAGAAAAGGCTGTGGCCGTGTTGCGCGGGGGAGGATATATATAA
- a CDS encoding helix-turn-helix domain-containing protein yields the protein MARRAGGDKGRTVCGRKLKAAREARGLSLSALAAAARVSSSYLSEVEHGRKSPSLPVLRRLAAALNLAPADLIAAEARDTALAPGERVRLLREEKGLTLSALAEKAGITTSYLSEIERGQAGPALTTLERLAQALGTTLAQLWGPLAGLGLRLRELREERGLSQAELAARAGVSPGLVGQVERGEVQPSLATLEGLAAGLGVSPCHLIREEDPAALYARLSPCVRELLADRSVQAVLERLCTCSPAELRFLLAFIDLYKTHHRPGAGPAPATETRQGTQGQE from the coding sequence ATGGCACGCAGGGCAGGCGGAGATAAGGGGCGGACGGTCTGCGGGCGTAAGCTTAAGGCGGCGCGGGAGGCGCGCGGGCTTTCGCTCTCAGCCCTGGCGGCGGCGGCCCGGGTTTCCTCCTCCTACCTCAGCGAGGTGGAACACGGGCGCAAGTCGCCGTCCCTTCCTGTGCTGCGGCGCTTGGCTGCGGCCCTCAACCTGGCCCCGGCCGATCTTATAGCGGCGGAAGCACGGGATACGGCCCTGGCGCCGGGGGAGCGCGTGCGGCTCCTCCGGGAGGAAAAGGGGCTGACGCTGAGTGCCCTGGCGGAAAAAGCTGGTATCACCACGAGTTACCTCAGTGAAATCGAGCGCGGGCAGGCCGGCCCGGCGCTCACCACCCTGGAGCGCTTGGCCCAAGCCCTGGGCACCACGCTCGCCCAGCTTTGGGGGCCGCTGGCCGGCCTGGGCCTGCGCCTGCGAGAGCTGCGCGAGGAACGGGGCCTGAGCCAGGCCGAGCTGGCGGCCCGGGCCGGTGTCTCACCCGGGCTCGTGGGTCAGGTGGAGCGGGGCGAGGTGCAGCCTTCCTTGGCGACGCTGGAGGGGCTGGCGGCCGGCCTGGGCGTATCCCCGTGCCACCTTATCCGGGAAGAGGACCCGGCGGCCCTCTACGCCCGCCTCAGCCCGTGCGTGCGCGAGCTTCTGGCGGACCGGAGCGTACAGGCGGTACTGGAGCGGCTCTGCACCTGCTCGCCGGCGGAGCTGCGCTTCCTGCTCGCCTTCATCGACCTTTACAAGACACACCACCGGCCTGGAGCCGGGCCGGCGCCGGCGACGGAAACCAGGCAAGGTACCCAGGGACAGGAATAG
- a CDS encoding CC/Se motif family (seleno)protein yields MTKVTLTPEAREYLKSKGNTVISIQYEQCGGUGGPIVRPAVVAGAPYSREGYELTTIDGIEVYVSTEIEAGPEGMVVDLGGWGPFRFLTLEGAA; encoded by the coding sequence ATGACAAAGGTGACCTTAACCCCGGAAGCCCGGGAGTACCTCAAGTCCAAGGGCAATACCGTGATCAGCATCCAGTACGAGCAGTGCGGCGGCTGAGGGGGCCCGATCGTTCGTCCTGCCGTGGTAGCAGGCGCACCGTACAGCCGTGAGGGTTACGAGCTAACCACCATCGACGGCATCGAGGTCTATGTAAGCACTGAGATCGAGGCCGGGCCGGAGGGCATGGTGGTGGACCTGGGCGGCTGGGGTCCATTCCGGTTCCTTACCCTGGAGGGGGCTGCGTAG
- a CDS encoding DUF1540 domain-containing protein, with protein sequence MTVQNVKCTVSNCAYWHNDVCRADAIEVNVENGGRLGQTSKDTICETFKPR encoded by the coding sequence GTGACGGTGCAAAACGTCAAGTGCACGGTGTCCAACTGCGCCTACTGGCACAACGACGTCTGCCGGGCCGACGCCATCGAGGTGAACGTCGAAAACGGCGGCCGCCTGGGGCAGACCAGCAAGGACACCATCTGCGAAACCTTCAAGCCCCGCTGA
- a CDS encoding DMT family transporter — translation MRPQLALLLGVVAVSFAAPLIKLSAAPPLAIAFYRLAFAAAATFLLARGRPGRLPDRRARQLATLAGLFLGLHFAVWIASLRYTSVVSSVALVTLQPVIAALASRLLLGERLVRREVLGIGLALAGGAALAAGDFGGGGAGLYGDALAFLGAIFVAAYFLLGRVLRRTLSTLTYTFWVYSTAAGVLFVLALAARTPLGPYGAADWLIFAGLAVVCTLFGHSVFNWALAYLPATSVTVAILGEPVGAAFLAFVLFGEAPRPGQLLAGTVLFGGIAVYLSAPVPAGTPPPQGADRCASKAS, via the coding sequence GTGCGACCGCAGCTTGCCCTCCTTCTGGGCGTTGTTGCCGTTTCCTTTGCCGCTCCGCTCATCAAACTCAGCGCCGCCCCGCCGCTGGCCATCGCCTTCTACCGCTTGGCGTTCGCCGCGGCGGCAACGTTTTTACTGGCGCGCGGCCGGCCTGGGCGCCTGCCGGACCGGCGGGCCCGGCAGCTGGCGACCTTGGCCGGGCTCTTTCTTGGCCTGCACTTTGCCGTGTGGATCGCTTCGCTCCGCTACACCAGCGTGGTGAGCTCGGTGGCCCTAGTCACCCTGCAGCCTGTCATCGCCGCCCTGGCTTCTCGGCTCCTCTTGGGCGAGCGCCTGGTGCGCCGGGAGGTCCTGGGCATCGGCCTGGCGCTGGCCGGCGGCGCGGCCCTGGCCGCCGGCGACTTCGGGGGCGGCGGGGCCGGTCTTTATGGCGATGCCCTGGCCTTCCTCGGCGCCATTTTTGTCGCCGCCTATTTTCTCCTGGGCCGGGTGCTCAGGCGTACGCTTTCCACCCTCACCTACACCTTCTGGGTGTACAGCACGGCAGCAGGCGTACTCTTTGTCTTGGCCCTGGCCGCGCGCACGCCGCTTGGTCCCTACGGCGCGGCAGACTGGCTCATCTTCGCCGGTCTGGCTGTGGTGTGTACACTCTTCGGCCACTCGGTCTTCAACTGGGCCCTGGCCTACCTGCCGGCCACCTCCGTCACCGTGGCCATTCTCGGCGAGCCCGTCGGGGCGGCCTTCCTGGCCTTTGTGCTGTTTGGCGAAGCGCCGCGTCCCGGGCAACTCCTGGCCGGGACAGTACTGTTCGGCGGGATTGCCGTCTACCTGTCCGCACCAGTGCCGGCCGGGACACCTCCACCGCAGGGTGCAGACCGCTGCGCCTCCAAAGCCTCATAA